The Impatiens glandulifera chromosome 3, dImpGla2.1, whole genome shotgun sequence genome contains a region encoding:
- the LOC124931776 gene encoding c-Myc-binding protein homolog: MEKEVKKEGFRKYLESSGAIDALTKVLVSLYEQNDKPSSAIEFIQQKLGGPTVSDYEKIQAEMSDLQIRYNELLSAHQEKCRELEELRKSLIIASYERTGSINDAQEEKHELL, translated from the exons ATG GAAAAGGAAGTCAAGAAAGAAGGTTTTAGGAAGTATCTAGAGTCAAGTGGAGCTATTGATGCTTTGACCAAAG ttcTGGTGTCACTATATGAGCAAAATGACAAGCCTTCATCTGCTATTGA ATTTATACAACAAAAGCTAGGTGGCCCAACTGTATCTGATTATGAAAAGATACAAGCTGAAATGTCAGATTTACAAATTAGGTATAATGAACTTTTGTCTGCACACCAGGAAAAATGCAGAGAG CTTGAAGAATTAAGGAAATCACTTATTATTGCATCCTACGAACGAACTGGTTCAATCAATGATGCCCAAGAAGAGAAGCATGAACTGTTGTAA